Within the Pseudomonadales bacterium genome, the region GTCTGTCACCCTGAGTAAATAGTTTTTTGCCGCGCGCTAACCATTGTTGGTTTTCTGGAATGCTGCGTTTAAGTGTGTCTAGTTCAGGCGAGAAAGGGCGGTTTTCTGCCACTGTCTGCTGAGCATAATAATTGGCTATGATGGCTAGTTCTGCCTCATCATAAGCATCTAGGATGCCAGCCATCTCAGCGGTAAAGCGCTGCCCAGTTTTGAAGGCAAGCATTTGGCGTAGTAAATAGCTGGAGGATTGCCCCGCAAGCTTGGGTGACTGCTTATTATATTTTGCAGTCATACCGGGATTGCCATCGATACCGTGGCACTCTGCACAGGGGTAATGTGCTGATGCGCGTGTTTGACCAATCAAGGACAGCGCTTGCTGTACATCACTATCGTTAATGCTTTTAATGGCCTGTGGTTGGCTATCTGCGACAGTTGAAGCAGTTGAAGCAGTTGAAGCAGTTGAAGCAGTTGAAACAGTTGTTGCAGTTACGGCAGCTGCGGTAGTCAAACAGAGCACGTTTAAGGCTAGTCGGCAGCTGTATATTAATAACGTTCGCGTTGGCATCCTGCGCCCTCGTCGGTTCATCTGACTACATTTCTTATTAGGGCTCATTGCCTTATTTCCTCATTGCCTCATTG harbors:
- a CDS encoding c-type cytochrome, whose translation is MTTAAAVTATTVSTASTASTASTASTVADSQPQAIKSINDSDVQQALSLIGQTRASAHYPCAECHGIDGNPGMTAKYNKQSPKLAGQSSSYLLRQMLAFKTGQRFTAEMAGILDAYDEAELAIIANYYAQQTVAENRPFSPELDTLKRSIPENQQWLARGKKLFTQGDRQQGIIACQLCHGGLSQRSLHVSPQLQGQYARYTRMSLHAYKNHTRTTDKHWGSPMQQLTQLLSEQDINALAAYLERPY